The genomic region ACCTGCCTTATTTGCCATATCGGAACTCATGTGAGTGCCATACACACTGGTAATCTGACTCAGCACTTTTACAAATATAGGATCGTTCGTTGCAACATGCTGATTTAGCACCCCATAATGCACTGTCGTACGCCACTGCAGCCCAATGCTAGCTAAAGATATCCCTAACGCCACACTCATTTGTGACACCATGTTTTTCACTTGCTGGGCGTGAGAAAAGACCGTTTCATCATGCTGCAGTTCGGTAAACGCTTTCGCAGCCACCGTACCTTGTACGCACACCGTAAAAAACACAAAAAGAAATAACGCTGGCACTATATAGGTTTGTAAATTTGTCGTAGGCGTTAATCTCATCATAAAGAAACCGTATGCCATCAAGCACAAAAAACCCGTCACATAGAATTTTTTTCCGTGTGGCTTTTTCGGCATAATAAGCATACTAACGAACAGGCCAACCACACCCCCTACTTGTCCAAAAGCATACCAGTTACCAATCGTGCTCCAGCCATAACCAAGGCCTTTCTGCAAAATCTGCGGTATCAAATAACTGTTTGATCCCATGATCAAATAACAGACAAAAAATACAGTCACGCCATTACGATACAACTTGCTGCTAAACAGAGACCTCATCGAGAGTAAAGGCCGGTTTTCATGGTGACGAACCATGCTACGTAAAAAATAGTAAAGACTACTTAGACCTAATAATAAGAATACGCAAACCAAAACCGTGTTACTGAAAAAAGCATAGTTACCATACTGAAAACCATACAAGATTAAAAAAGAACCCGCCGCCAAAGCCATTAATATATAGGGATGACTTTGGCTACGCACTTCCTCTTTAGCAGGTATACCCGGCAAACAAAATGAAGCCGTAATCGCACTCAACAAACTCACAACCATTAATATAACAAACAGATAGTGCCAAGAAGCGGTCATGAACAAATGTGCCGCTAAAAAAGGCGCAAGCGCCGATCCTATTGTCAGCCCATAAGCGTACGATTTGATGCCCGTTAAACGAATCAGTCCTGGGGGAAATAAGTTAATAATGACGCGAGCACCTGTCATAAATGCGGCTCCGCCAAACCCCATGATGACATAGCCGGTCAAAAAACCATCAAAACTGCGGCAATTAAACCCAACAACACAGCCGATAAAGAAGATAAATAAAGACGCAAGTATGTAGTACTTCCAGCCCATTCGTTCAACCAACCAACGCTGTTTAGAAATAGTCACCACAGCAACACAAGCATACGCAGCCGTTGCCAAACTGTACTCTTGTGGAGAAACACCAAGCTCCCCCATCAAAGGCGCGGCTGCAAATACAATCATGCCGGTCTGCAAAAAGTTCAGCAACATGAGAAAAAAAATGGTCGCCAGCATCAACCATTCATGGGAAGGCGCGGGAACATATTTGTGACGACTAATTCGACTTATCATCACTTACATACTTTCTTTAATGATCTTTTGGATAATCACATTGACACCATCGTCATTATGATCAAAAACATTCGTCCTCCAAGGGGGTTGGCTTTCTGCAAGAGAGGTCAATACTGGCGCACCAGCATTAGAGGTGTCGACACTAACGCTCATAGACAAACCTGGACGCAAAGGATGTTCTTCCAACTCTGTTGGGTTCAACAAAATACGTACTGGCACCCGTTGAACCGTTTTAATCCAGTTGCCTGTGGCATTGGAAGCAGGTAGTAAAGAAAACGCACTGCCCGTTCCAGGCTCAATACCTTTGACCTTGCCATGATAAGTAACACTCGAACCATAGACGTCTGAAATCAAGCTCACTTGCTGCCCAGCTCGAATATCGCCAAGCTGTGTTTCTTTAAAGTTGGCCGTCACCCAAACACCTTTTAATGGAATAACAGACATCAAAGTGCTACCTGCTGAGACATGCTGCCCAACTTGAACGCTACGCTGGGCGATATAACCACTTGCAGGAGAAAGAATCGTGGTGCGATTTAGTGTCAGCCAGGCCGCCTTCAAAGCAGACTGCGCTTTCAATACATCCGGATGAGTCAAGACCGTGGTGTTGTCCACCTTGGTTTTATTGGTATCGTACGATTTTAGTGCCAGATTATAAGAGGCTTGAGCGCTGGTTAATGTGCTTTCATAGTGACTTAGGTCTTCATTTGAAATAAGGTTATTTTTCTTCAAATTCACTCGACGCTTATAGTCTGCCTCTGCTTTATCTAATGAAACTTTAGCCAAATCCACATTGGCTTTTTGCTCTTCCAGTGACGCAAAACTGTTGCGCACGGATCGAATAGTGCTCGCAAAACTCGCCTCCGCTTCCTGCAAAGCTAACTGAGCATCCACAGGGTTTATTTTTACCAAGATGTCCGATTCACCAACCAAGCTAGTATTGTCGACCATAATATCTGTCACAGTTCCAGACACCTGAGACATCACATTAACAATGTTGCCGGATACATAAGCGTCTTCTGTTGTTTCGTTGAATTGTCCTATTTTTAACCACCAAATGTAAAAACAGACAAAAACAACAATGACGCCTAGTGCCAACAGAATAATGGTTTTTTTCTTCTTCAGGGAATGCTTATCTATCTCTGTCATCACTTACCTATACTCTCAAAAAACAATCTGATTGGGATTTTAATCGGGCAAGAATAAGACGATAGAATAACAAGAACAATATCAAAAAATGGGACTTATCATCCTATATACAGGACAAAGAATGAGATATGAATTTTCCTTATTATTTACCTAGAAATTGTGCAAACATCGACATATTGACGAATACATCCTATTGCAAATTAGAAAAAACACACAGTTTCTAAAGATATTTATTGCTGTACTGATCAATTTAAAACGCTAAAAAAAATAAGGGGGCTATATCACGAATAGTATTTCTGGCGGGTGAACGCTGATGATGACTCCATCACAATAAGATAGTACAAAGAATGAACGGAAGCCTATTTACAACCGTTCATTCAAATACCTTTTTTAAATGAATTCCTCTAAAAAATTCGCTAAATAGCCATATGCTCGCTTGGCTACAAGTGGATTGTATTGGCTGTTATGCTCTGGATTATTGGCCGTTGGCAGCATAAAAGAGTGGACAGCATGGCTAAAATCAACAAACTGAAAATCTATCCCTAAACCTGTCCAATAACGCTTAGCATCTTGAGCATCTTCTTCCGTTACCATAGCGTCCTGATGACCATTTAATACCAAGATTTTTGTCTTGGTGTTGGCCTTCTCTTCCGATTGAGCACGGAAAAAACTCATCAGGCCATGAAAACTCACAGCACCGGCACTATCAGCAAGATGCAAACCTGCTTCTAAAGCCAAACGACCACCTAAACAAAAACCAACATGAACAATGGTTTTACCGTGAATAACATCACAAGCCGATTGTGTCAGCTCGTTCTGCAAATCATGTAAAGGGTCTGATTCAGCAAGCAGAGCACCCATCTTGGCCATTTTCGCATCTAATTCGACTGGATTTTGGTCAATACCATACAAATCAAGCGCCGTTGCTGAAAAACCCAATGAAGCAATATGGTCTGCAATGCTTTTTTCAAAATCTGTCAATCCAGAAAAAGTTGGCCAAATAACCACCTGAATATGACTTTTTTCCGAGCTCAAACCATCAACTTGGTAATGCATGCGTTTGACCTTGTCTTTAAATATCGACTCAAATGTTTGGCTCACTGGCAACCCCTTAAAGAATTATTAGTAACGTTCATTCAGTGTAACCAGCAAAATAGAATAAAATCAATCTACGGCCCGACAGATTCCTAGTTGATTCAACCTTTCGCACCTTCCTTATAGTACCTCCAACGCCAAGAGATCGCTTATTTGTTGTCTTTTCCTGATAAGACGATAATGTCCATCATCCATCAAAATCTCGGGAGCAAGCGGTCGACTGTTATAATTTGAAGACATAGAAGCACCGTATCCACCAGCGTCATTAAACACCAATAAATCACCGACTCTTGGGTTATCCAGTGTTTGATGGCAAATCACGCCATTAGCGTCTTGCGTGAACACATCACCGGACTCACACAAAGGGCCAGCCACAGCATAGTTAAGGGGGGCTGCCATTGACCTTACTGGCTTATAATTAACGTCTTGATGAATCACCTCAATTTTGTGGTAGCTTCCATACATACTGGGTCGCAACAAATCATTAAAGCCAGCATCAACCAAGACAAAATGATGCTGCTGCGTTGATTTCAAACAGTGAATTTCCGATAGCAACACACCCGCGTTTGCGACTAAAAAGCGCCCTGGTTCTACTTCAAGCTTAATGGCATGCCCTAAATGATTTTCAATATCCCTGCGTGCCTCATCCCATAAACGAAAGAATATACTGGTATCTAGCTTTTCATCGTTAATCAAATAAGGCGCAGGCAATCCACCGCCAGTAGAAATAGCTCGAATGTCCACATTGGCGAATTTAACAATCTCAACCATAGCGTTACAGGCTTGCGATAAATGCTCCAAATCTGATCCAGAGCCTATGTGCATGTGAATACCAATTAGATCCAAACCATATTGTTGAATCAAAGTAATGGCCTGCGGCAGATCATCTAAAGTAATGCCATGCTTACTATTGGCTCCACCTGTATTGGTTTTTTCACTATGACCATGACCAAATCCTGGATTCACTCGAATCCAAATTGGATGCCTCGGCGCCTTTTCTGCAATTCGATGCAACATATCTATAGAGCCAATATTGACAGGGATATGATGCTGAACAACCAATTCAACCGTTTCTCGATCAATGATATCGGCGGTGAAAACAATGCTTTCTGACTGCTCTATATTGCTGTAACCCGCCGCCAAACTGCGTTCGATTTCTCCCGCAGAAACAGCGTCAACCATGACACCTTCCTCACGCATCAATCGTAGAATGTGTGTATTCGAGCAGGCTTTTTGTGCAAAACGAATAACGTCAAAGTCGCGTAGCTGTCTAATCTGATGCCGAATAGTGGCCGCATCATAAACCCATGCAGGCGTACCAAACTGCTGCGCTACCTCTCTTAATGTATTGGAATTAAAAATACTCATTTAGCTATACTCCTAGCGATTATTCTAATCATGTGAAAGAAATCATAGCGCTAAGGAAAAAATACAAATAATATCTATTTATTCGAATTCTATTCATTTTTGATATGGCTTATGAAACTGACATTCCGACAGGTAGAAATATTTAATGCCCTAATGACCGCAGAGAGCGTGACCAGCGCCGCGGACATGCTGCACACATCACAGCCGACAATTAGCCGTGAATTGGCAAGACTTGAACAAGTACTAGGGTTTAGCTTATTTGAACGCATACGCGGCCGACTCAAGCCCAGCAACGCTGCCTTCACATTGTTTGAAGAAGTAAAACGCTCATACATTGGCTTAGAACGAATTTGGTCAACCGTTGAGGATTTACGTACCGATCAAGTAGGCAGACTATCATTGCTAACATTACCGGCTTTTTCACAGTCGTTGCTCCCAGGAGCCTGCCTTAAATTTTTAGGCTCTCGACAAAACGTTGGTATATCAATTTCTGTACAAGAGTCACCATTTTTAGAGCAAAGCTTAACTTACCAACAATATGACCTTGGTCTGACAGAAAACAATAACACGCCATCTGGAACAACACTCAGGCCATTACTAAGCATTGATGAAGTCTGCATATTGCCAAGCGGCCATCCGTTATTAGCAAAAGACACTATTGATATACGCGACTTTGAAGGTCAGCCTTTTGTGAACTTATCACCTACCGATCCCTATCGAATAAAGCTAGACGAAGAACTGTATCGGCTTGGGATTAATCGTAAAAACCACATAGAAACGCCAACCGCTGCGTCAGTCTGCCAGTTGGTTAGCAAGGGCGCAGGTATTGCCATCATCAACCCGTTAACCGCTTTAGACTTTATTGGACATGGCTTACATATTCGCCCTTTAAGTGTTTCATACCCCTTTACCATCAATATACTTTTGCCTTTACATCGTCCTTTTAACCCTTTTTTAGATGACTTCCTTGCCGCACTAGAGGAGGAAGCGCAAGAAATAAAAACGAAAATTAAACAGTACTCAGCTGCTGCCAAGTAAGCTCGCCTCTTAAGTCAGAAAAGTTGTTTGCCTACGACAAAAGGATTAACCTGAAATAACTGTAAATTAACGGACGACATTGACTAAGATTGAGGAGAAGGACATGTTATTTGGGAGTTGTTTATGCAATGGTGTTCAATACGAAATTAAAGACGACCTCGGAGACATCATGCAGTGTCATTGCCAAAAATGTCGCAAGGCTAACGGCTCGGCGTTTGCCGCTAATGCGGCCATTCCGACAACCGCTTTTTCTCTACTAAAAGGTGAAGAGCTACTGGCAGAGTACGAATCAACTCCGGGTGTTTTTCGTGTATTTTGCAAGCAATGCGCCTCGCCACTTTATAGCAGACGCCCAAGCATGCCTGAACTGCTTCGACTTCGTATCGGCACACTCGACACTAAAATTGAAGGAAAGCCGTCTTCACATATATTTGTCGGATCCAAAGCGGAATGGCATGACATCTGCGACGAGATTCCACAATATGAAGAACGCCCTACAGTGTAAAGGAAATTAAAAAAAGGCCCATCCTTTTGATGGGCTTGAATAGAAACTATGTCGACATTTAATACGACTGACAATCTTATTTATATCATTACCACATAACTCAAGCTGGCAAATAGTAACCCCATCAAAATTCAAAAAGTTATCCCCCCCATTACAAAAACCTTTTCACTTCTAGACATTTAAAACAAAAAGTCGATAATTGCGCGATTATAAATAGAGCACAAATATAATGAAGGCGATACCGAACAGACATTGTGTCGATATATTACGAGAGCAATGCAAAACAAACTCAATGAGGCCCTTCATAGCAAGGGGATCTAATGCTGTTCGATGCGCAAGTTGCCTAATGGCTGAATTCGCCTGCTTTTGCCATCTAAGAAAGAATATTGCCTCGCCAATCGAGTTTATTCTGCTTTTTCATCGCGATGAAATTCATAAACCAACCAATAGCGGCCGACTCATCGCTGACTTATTCCCAAACGACACCCAAGCCTACCTATGGAGCAGAACCGAACCACATAAATCCTTACTGGATCATATAAATAGCAGACAAGGAAACTGCACGATATTGTTCCCAAACACAGAAACCGCACAAGCCAAGAATAGACAACTAAGAATGGCCGCCCCACCAAGCGATAAAGGCAATGAAAAACACACCTTTATTATCTTAGATGGGACATGGAAACAGGCAAGTAAAATGTTTCACCAAAGTGAGTGGCTTAAAGATATCCCTCACTTTGAAATTAACAGTGAAGCCCAGCGCTCTTTTCTTGTTAGACATTCAAGCCATCAAATGCAGTTCGCCACTGCTGAAGTGACCGCCATGCTACTAGAGACGCTTGGTTACCCCGAACAAAGCCAAGAGTTGCTAAGCTATTACCAAGCGTTCAACAAACATTGCTTGATAAGCCGAAAGCGCGGTAACAACGACACCTTGTGAAAGAAAGTTACAAAAATAGAAAGCTAACTAAAACAACGAAATACCATTACTTCGTCTATTAAGACTCTCTAAACAACAAATTCACCCAACCGTTGGAATGAAACTGCGCCGCTTGTTTTTTCTTCTTTCCCACTAGAACAGGTCCATTATCTAAAAACAAAAACGCTTTCCAAGTGCGCTTAAACACACCCCAGCTAAGTTCAAAAACCAGCTCATTATGGCAGCAGAAAAACACCGTCGTATCTTCTCCCCAAGCAGAAAAATGCGCTAACACATCATCTGGCAATGATGGCTGTTCGCTATCCCATGCTTTTTCCCATTGTAGCTTACCGTCAGGGGCTTGAGCGCTGATTTTCTTCAACCAATCACGATCAGTAAAGTGATCTGGGTGTATTTGCTCATCACTAATATAGTCTCGCCAAATTTGACTGGCACGCAACTCACTCAACAAGCGAATGTCTTGTAGATCTTCCGTTTCGACTTTTGGATCATTACGTTTAAAAATCCAACTCTTTGAAAACTGTTCTAACGATTGGTACAAGGAGATTTCCTTAAATGTGTTCTGGTTTAGTAGACTTTAGTATGATGAAAAAAACTAACCTAACAAGTGAAAAAGGATCGTTTGTTCAATCGGTCAAGCTTAACTAGTATTAGCATTGTTGTAATAAAACAACATTTCTTAATTAGCAGAACAGGAGAATACTATGGACTCTCAACAACAATACGAAGCACTTTTAGCAAAATGGGGCTACGCAGACACTACAGTTGAAGGCCACGCTCGACGTCAAAGACGCGCTCGCCGCGTTAAAGCTGTTGTTACTTTTTTCAAGAACACTTTTAAAGCAATCAAAAAAGTAAGCGCTCGTCCTCAGCAACTTGGTCAAGCAAGCAACTAAGCTTCACAAGAATAAGCCCATAATAATTGGGTGTTAGTGTATCGTAAATAGATCTTTTTAAGGGGAGAAAAATAATAAAACCCCCTCCCTTCCTAATTCCCCTCCAAATTCGTTATCATCAATACTCATTCACAACAAAATTTTTTCTTTATGACTTACTCTTACAAAGCAATAATCTTTGATTGCGATGGCGTCATTGTCGACACAGAAAACATATCCAATACCATCTTAAAATCCATGTTAAGCGAGTGCGGCCTAGAACTCGATGACGAGACCTTACACGCAAAATTCACAGGATTCACCAACCAAGAAAACCTAATCAATGCTGAAAAACTACTGGGCAAGCCACTACCAGCAAATTTTGACGACGATTACAGACAGCGCTTTCATGCCATCATCGAAGCTGATCTAGAACCTATTAAAGGCGTACGTGACTTACTTAGTAAGATCACCACACCAATTGCCATGGCAACCAATGCACGCCGCAAAGAAATGAACTTCAAACTAGACAAAATTCAATTATCTGAACGCTTTTCTACCCGTTTCTGTGTCGAAGACGTGGAAAACGGCAAACCAGCACCAGATCTTTACTTAAAAGCCGCGCAAGCACTCAATGTGGAACCAGAAGATTGCTTGGTAATAGAAGATTCAGTCGCAGGAATCACCGCAGGACGAGCTGCCGGAATGCGAGTACTCGCCTTCAGTGAAACGCTTGATGAGAAAATGCAAACAGCCGCAGGCGCGACTGAGTGTTTTAAATCAATGAAAGAACTAGAAGGTCTGTTAGGTCTATAACAAACCTTCTACCCATTCATATCAAACAGGCCGCTTTATCCAACCAACTTAGTTAGACATAGACTGCAACTGTTTCAGCAGGCTCTTCGGCAAGTCTTTAATCGTCAATGTGCCGGAGTCTGCATCAAACACAACAGACTCAGCCAACAGCTCACTATCAAAACTAATGGTCAATGCACGAGAACTACCTGATAAGCGAGTCAATTTTTTCAGCGCGGCTTTTTCAACGAAAATTTCCTTCTCCATCTTGAAGCTATCAGAATCGGCAATTTCTAAGAACTTATTTGCCTGCTCAACAGAGAATCGAGATTCAACCTGAGAAGCAATCTCTTTAATCGCCAACGGCTCGCGGTCTTGCGCTTTCGCCTGACAATGCTCAGAAACCACTTTCTTAAATTCATTCGCCTGCTTAGAAGGCAAACCTTCAGACTGACAAAACGCCGCAGTCAAATCCACCAGCTTGCGCGTTTCTTTTGCCGCGACTTTCGGTTCATCACAACCAATAAACTGAGTAAAGTATTCACTCTCAAATTTAGGCGCTCGACCAAAACGGAAAGAAATATAGCGACCTTCATCGCCCGCTTGCCACGCGGTCAAATTGATACGCAGCGACATATGAAGTTTTTCCATCTCAATTTGTTCGATTTGCGACAAACTCAGATCCGCACCAAGGCCAATGCCTTTTTTGCGTTTCAGCATCACTATGTACAAGAAATGCGTATCGTGAAGTTCGTAATGGTTAAACCACAACAAGCCACCTTCCGCTTCTTCAACAGGCTCTAAATACTTTAAGTATTCTGCCGCACAATCTTTGGTAAATCCTGCAAAATCGACAAAAGTATCGTTCTTAAAATGCTTAAACAGCAAAGCGGGTAATTGTGCGCCCTCTTCACTTCCCTGAGGATTTACAAAACGTCCAGTATTCATACCAGAACGATTAAATAGATTCGTCACCTGAGCAGACAATGCTTCGGCTTGCCCATCAACAGGGTTTTCATTGGGACGTGCAATAAGTATCGCCTTACGCTCGCCTTCATGCTTTTGAATCTCATGCACAATTAAGTTGCTAATAGACACCAGCTACCTCTTACGTTTAATATGGATGATTACGATCATTTTTTAACCCATCGACTCACTAAAGGACATCCCGAAACCAAAACGCCATGATAAAACCCAAAACCACCAAAAGAGACACACGCGAAGAACTTGAGTCTCTGGTAGATCAATTTATCAAGAAAAACGGAACGATCCAGCAAGTCGACATGGGTGAATCCGGTTTAGTTGATGGCAAGTATAACACGAGCCACATAGGCTTTAACGAGCCAAAACAAGATCGCACGCCATTAAATCACGTTGTTGCTGCTATTCAACAACGAAAACACAGCAAATCCCCACCAGTAACACCTCCTAAGAAGCGACCTAAGAAAAAAATCATCTACGATGACTTTGGTGACCCCCTTCGTTGGGTTTGGGAAGAATAAGAAGATAAAAAGAGTCTTCTCTCTATGGCTTTGAATTACTAAGCTGATGCTGCAATAATGCTCCCACATTTTTAACAAAATTAGGGAGTTATCATGTCCATTAAATACCTACACGCCATGATAAGAACAGATAAGCCAGAAGAAAGTCATGCCTTCTACACAGAAGGTCTAGGACTAATCCAGACCAGACGTATGGACAGTGAGAAAGGACAATTCTCACTTATCTACTACGCCACAGAAAAAGGCGCACCAGAAGTTGAACTGACCCATAACTGGAGCGATCGCGCTTACACTGGCGGCGACCAATTCGGCCACCTAGCCTTTGAAGTCGACAATATTTACCAAGTGTGTGAAAAGCTACAATCCTTGGGCGTGACTATTTTACGACCACCGCGCGATGGTCATATGGCTTTTATTAAAGATCCAAACGGTATTTCAATCGAACTATTACAGAAAGATGGGGCCCTTGAAAGCGCGGAACCATGGGCTTCTATGGAAAACACAGGCAGCTGGTAGTTACATAAGTTTACAAAAACTCGAATAAATTAAACAAAGATACAAAAAGCCAATATCCATATTGGCTTTCATCTCTTAATCTAACCCTGTAGTCAAACTAACTAGGTAGAATAGAAATGACAATCTTCAAGACAACCATAGGCCTAACCCTTGGCGCTCTACTTTTTTTTAGCCAAGCAGCTGTTGCGGAAAACCTGTACACTTCAAATGTACTGTCGCGACTTGCCGATTCTGATCGTGATGGTGTAATCGATGCCCGTGACTTTTGCCCAAACACCTCAAAAGATGCTGCTGTAGACACCTATGGCTGTCCCGATCAAACAACTAAATTACTGTCTATAGAACTAAATGTTTTGTTCGACACTGGTAAAGCTGACATTAAGTCGCGCTTCTATCCTGAGCTAAAAGATCTTGCCGACTTCTTACAAAAACACCCTGCGAGCACAGTCGTTATTGAAGGCCATACGGATAGCGTTGGCTCTGCTGAAATGAACCTAGATCTATCCCAACGCAGAGCGTCCGCGATTATCAATGTATTAGTCGACAACTTCAGAATCCAACAGGCTAGAATGAAAGCCATTGGCTACGGTGAAAATCGTCCTATCGCAGACAACAA from Marinomonas rhizomae harbors:
- a CDS encoding HlyD family secretion protein, producing MTEIDKHSLKKKKTIILLALGVIVVFVCFYIWWLKIGQFNETTEDAYVSGNIVNVMSQVSGTVTDIMVDNTSLVGESDILVKINPVDAQLALQEAEASFASTIRSVRNSFASLEEQKANVDLAKVSLDKAEADYKRRVNLKKNNLISNEDLSHYESTLTSAQASYNLALKSYDTNKTKVDNTTVLTHPDVLKAQSALKAAWLTLNRTTILSPASGYIAQRSVQVGQHVSAGSTLMSVIPLKGVWVTANFKETQLGDIRAGQQVSLISDVYGSSVTYHGKVKGIEPGTGSAFSLLPASNATGNWIKTVQRVPVRILLNPTELEEHPLRPGLSMSVSVDTSNAGAPVLTSLAESQPPWRTNVFDHNDDGVNVIIQKIIKESM
- a CDS encoding nucleoid-associated protein, encoding MSISNLIVHEIQKHEGERKAILIARPNENPVDGQAEALSAQVTNLFNRSGMNTGRFVNPQGSEEGAQLPALLFKHFKNDTFVDFAGFTKDCAAEYLKYLEPVEEAEGGLLWFNHYELHDTHFLYIVMLKRKKGIGLGADLSLSQIEQIEMEKLHMSLRINLTAWQAGDEGRYISFRFGRAPKFESEYFTQFIGCDEPKVAAKETRKLVDLTAAFCQSEGLPSKQANEFKKVVSEHCQAKAQDREPLAIKEIASQVESRFSVEQANKFLEIADSDSFKMEKEIFVEKAALKKLTRLSGSSRALTISFDSELLAESVVFDADSGTLTIKDLPKSLLKQLQSMSN
- a CDS encoding LysR family transcriptional regulator; translated protein: MKLTFRQVEIFNALMTAESVTSAADMLHTSQPTISRELARLEQVLGFSLFERIRGRLKPSNAAFTLFEEVKRSYIGLERIWSTVEDLRTDQVGRLSLLTLPAFSQSLLPGACLKFLGSRQNVGISISVQESPFLEQSLTYQQYDLGLTENNNTPSGTTLRPLLSIDEVCILPSGHPLLAKDTIDIRDFEGQPFVNLSPTDPYRIKLDEELYRLGINRKNHIETPTAASVCQLVSKGAGIAIINPLTALDFIGHGLHIRPLSVSYPFTINILLPLHRPFNPFLDDFLAALEEEAQEIKTKIKQYSAAAK
- a CDS encoding GFA family protein, with product MLFGSCLCNGVQYEIKDDLGDIMQCHCQKCRKANGSAFAANAAIPTTAFSLLKGEELLAEYESTPGVFRVFCKQCASPLYSRRPSMPELLRLRIGTLDTKIEGKPSSHIFVGSKAEWHDICDEIPQYEERPTV
- a CDS encoding DUF2947 family protein gives rise to the protein MYQSLEQFSKSWIFKRNDPKVETEDLQDIRLLSELRASQIWRDYISDEQIHPDHFTDRDWLKKISAQAPDGKLQWEKAWDSEQPSLPDDVLAHFSAWGEDTTVFFCCHNELVFELSWGVFKRTWKAFLFLDNGPVLVGKKKKQAAQFHSNGWVNLLFRES
- a CDS encoding HAD family hydrolase, whose protein sequence is MTYSYKAIIFDCDGVIVDTENISNTILKSMLSECGLELDDETLHAKFTGFTNQENLINAEKLLGKPLPANFDDDYRQRFHAIIEADLEPIKGVRDLLSKITTPIAMATNARRKEMNFKLDKIQLSERFSTRFCVEDVENGKPAPDLYLKAAQALNVEPEDCLVIEDSVAGITAGRAAGMRVLAFSETLDEKMQTAAGATECFKSMKELEGLLGL
- a CDS encoding MFS transporter, with product MISRISRHKYVPAPSHEWLMLATIFFLMLLNFLQTGMIVFAAAPLMGELGVSPQEYSLATAAYACVAVVTISKQRWLVERMGWKYYILASLFIFFIGCVVGFNCRSFDGFLTGYVIMGFGGAAFMTGARVIINLFPPGLIRLTGIKSYAYGLTIGSALAPFLAAHLFMTASWHYLFVILMVVSLLSAITASFCLPGIPAKEEVRSQSHPYILMALAAGSFLILYGFQYGNYAFFSNTVLVCVFLLLGLSSLYYFLRSMVRHHENRPLLSMRSLFSSKLYRNGVTVFFVCYLIMGSNSYLIPQILQKGLGYGWSTIGNWYAFGQVGGVVGLFVSMLIMPKKPHGKKFYVTGFLCLMAYGFFMMRLTPTTNLQTYIVPALFLFVFFTVCVQGTVAAKAFTELQHDETVFSHAQQVKNMVSQMSVALGISLASIGLQWRTTVHYGVLNQHVATNDPIFVKVLSQITSVYGTHMSSDMANKAGFAWIADQVHRNAVILAGIDYFSLLFAVGIIGVIVMGCQKRLN
- a CDS encoding tRNA-uridine aminocarboxypropyltransferase, yielding MRPFIARGSNAVRCASCLMAEFACFCHLRKNIASPIEFILLFHRDEIHKPTNSGRLIADLFPNDTQAYLWSRTEPHKSLLDHINSRQGNCTILFPNTETAQAKNRQLRMAAPPSDKGNEKHTFIILDGTWKQASKMFHQSEWLKDIPHFEINSEAQRSFLVRHSSHQMQFATAEVTAMLLETLGYPEQSQELLSYYQAFNKHCLISRKRGNNDTL
- a CDS encoding dienelactone hydrolase family protein, whose protein sequence is MSQTFESIFKDKVKRMHYQVDGLSSEKSHIQVVIWPTFSGLTDFEKSIADHIASLGFSATALDLYGIDQNPVELDAKMAKMGALLAESDPLHDLQNELTQSACDVIHGKTIVHVGFCLGGRLALEAGLHLADSAGAVSFHGLMSFFRAQSEEKANTKTKILVLNGHQDAMVTEEDAQDAKRYWTGLGIDFQFVDFSHAVHSFMLPTANNPEHNSQYNPLVAKRAYGYLANFLEEFI
- a CDS encoding VOC family protein encodes the protein MSIKYLHAMIRTDKPEESHAFYTEGLGLIQTRRMDSEKGQFSLIYYATEKGAPEVELTHNWSDRAYTGGDQFGHLAFEVDNIYQVCEKLQSLGVTILRPPRDGHMAFIKDPNGISIELLQKDGALESAEPWASMENTGSW
- the lysA gene encoding diaminopimelate decarboxylase, whose translation is MSIFNSNTLREVAQQFGTPAWVYDAATIRHQIRQLRDFDVIRFAQKACSNTHILRLMREEGVMVDAVSAGEIERSLAAGYSNIEQSESIVFTADIIDRETVELVVQHHIPVNIGSIDMLHRIAEKAPRHPIWIRVNPGFGHGHSEKTNTGGANSKHGITLDDLPQAITLIQQYGLDLIGIHMHIGSGSDLEHLSQACNAMVEIVKFANVDIRAISTGGGLPAPYLINDEKLDTSIFFRLWDEARRDIENHLGHAIKLEVEPGRFLVANAGVLLSEIHCLKSTQQHHFVLVDAGFNDLLRPSMYGSYHKIEVIHQDVNYKPVRSMAAPLNYAVAGPLCESGDVFTQDANGVICHQTLDNPRVGDLLVFNDAGGYGASMSSNYNSRPLAPEILMDDGHYRLIRKRQQISDLLALEVL
- a CDS encoding OmpA family protein; amino-acid sequence: MTIFKTTIGLTLGALLFFSQAAVAENLYTSNVLSRLADSDRDGVIDARDFCPNTSKDAAVDTYGCPDQTTKLLSIELNVLFDTGKADIKSRFYPELKDLADFLQKHPASTVVIEGHTDSVGSAEMNLDLSQRRASAIINVLVDNFRIQQARMKAIGYGENRPIADNNTDDGRKLNRRVVAEVFAKEQFANDRWTIYSVDENSSTALNNRN